TGGGAAAGGGCCTGCCGACACTGGCCGGAAAATTGTTTTCATGGGTATTGGCTGAGATGATGGGGCTGGTCTCCGTTAGGCCGTAACCCTGCAGTATGGGCACACCGAGTCCAATGAAAACTTTGGCGATGTCTGGCGAAAGCGGGGCGCCGCCTGAAACCGCAATTCGCAGGCGTCCACCCAACTTGTCCTGAATCTTACGCGCCACTATCTTTTCCAGTAGTGGCCAGAGCCATAATTTAGGTGACCATGAGCTACGTCCTTGCTGAAACTCAAAATGGGTCCAACCGGTTTCTACAGCCAGACTGAATATGCCACGGGCTATTGCAGAGTCGCTTTCGAGTTTGTCCTGTATCTTGGCGTACACCCTCTCAAATATGCGTGGTACCGAAATCAATATGGTTGGTTTGATGGTCTCGAGATCTTCAGCCAGCTGAGGAATCGATCTCGCGTAGGCCGTGGCTGCGCCAGATACGAGTGCCAGATAGTAACCAACGGTTCGCTCAAGGGTGTGCGAGAGCGGGAGAAAAGAGAGAAAGGTGTCGGTTGTATAGATATCGATAACCTTTACACCGCTCTCGATATCCCACAGGATATTGTGATGACTCAACATCACACCTTTGGATCGGCCGGTGGTACCTGAGGTGTAGACAATGGTGGCCAGATCCTTGCTGGCTACATCGATGACCTGCAGTCTATCGTTGGTTTGATCGGGCAGCCATTCTTCCAGTGAGACCAGGTGGGGTTGAAGACCCATCGGGTCGACCTTGTGCAGCGAGACGATACGGTTCAGGCCGGCCAACTGATTGCGGATCTGCTGGAGTTCCTGCCACTGTTCGTTGTTTTCCAGGAGCAGCAGACGGATGCCGGCATCTTGTAGGATGTAACCGATATTCTCAGGGCGATCATTGGTGTAGAGGGGGACGGTGATCAAACCCAGGCACTGAGCCGCCAGATCGAAGATGGCCCATTCGCGGCAGTTGCGCAACATGATGGCCACCCTGTCACCCGGTCTGAGATTTTCATTGCGAAAGGCTGCCTGCCAGCGTGCAACCAGCTGCGCCATCTCACTCCAGCTGGTCTCTTGCCAAACCTCGCGTTCTTCGTCGTATTGTATATAGGCAGTGGCATCCGGTGAGCGTTTTACACGTTCCTGGAAGACGGCGCCTATCGTGTCGGCATCTTTCAACTGTATATAATCAATGTTTGGATTATCCATGCTGGCACCATTTTTTATCGCTTAAAGAACCCCGGTTTTTGTTGTCGGGTTCACTTTGGTGTGGGTAGAGTAGCATTTCGCACCCTGGGACTGCTGGCACTGATAAGCAAATCAGCTCCAACACTCCTTAACTTATCCTATCCTGAACCGGTATGGAAATATTTACGCATCATGCGGCACCCCGTTTGTTGAGTTTGGATACCTTTGAACCCCTCTGTTTACGCTCGGATGCCACCGTGCCGAGGTGGCTGAATGAATTCACCTGAATGATCTGGCTGCGCAGGCGGTCCGCCTCATCCAGCGCCACTTTTTCGCTCTCGCTCAAGATCCCAAGGGAGACGGCTTCTGCGATCAGATTTCGGTTGTCCCTGGATTTCAGCTGACCGGCCCGTTTTGCTCTGTGTAAGGTCTTTTCATGGGGCGCCGCGGCATTCACGGCAAACAGCGCCTGTTCCAATTGACCGGCCCGCTGTTGTTGATCCTCTGTAGTGTAGATCCCCTGAGTGAGCCGTTCCCTGGCCTCGTTAGGGCTAAGCAGAATACGCGCAACCTGATGGTCGAGGTTGTCGGTGGGTTTATGAAACGGCAGTCCGGTTGGAAATATCACTAGCCGCAACAGCCAGGCCAGGGGTCTGAACGGGATATTGCGTAACAGGCCCCGCAAGGCATGCTGGAAACGATAGAGGGAGTCCTCCAAGGCCCATCTCATCAGGGGCAGGTCGTCTTGACGCTCTCCCTCTTCGACATAGCGCTTAAGGCATGCACTGGCAATATAAAGGTTGCTGAGCATGTCACCAAGTCTGGCTGAGAGGCGTTCCTTACGCTTGAGCGAACCACCCAGTGTCATCAGCGCCGCATCGGTGGTCAGGGCAAAGGTGGAGGCCATCCAGTTCAGGCGTTGAAAGTAGCGCTTGGCAGGTCCGCTTTTCGGGCTTTCGGAGAGCCGTCCATGGGTGACGCCGAACCAGAGGGTACGGGCAAAATTTGTCAGTACGAAACCGATGTGGCTGAAGAGAGCATCATCGAACTGTGTGAGTGCGATTTCCTGATCGGGATTCTCAGCCGCCTCGAATTCGCTGAGAATGTAAGGGTGGGCGCGTATCGCACCCTGACCGAAGATGATCATGCTACGGGTAAGGATATTGGCACCCTCTACGGTAATTGCGATGGGAATTGCCTGGTAACCTCTGCCTGTCAGATTGTCGGGACCGAGACAGATGCCACTGCCTCCCTGGATATCCATGGCATCGTTGACCGCCTGGCGGTAACGCTCGGTAAGATGGTACTTGATAATCGCTGAGATCACAGAAGGTGATTCACCGCTATCCAGTGCGCTGAGTGTGAGTTTACGCGCCGCATCCATTTGATAGGTCAGCCCGCCTATCCTTGCCAGCGCCTCTTCCACCCCTTCGAAGTGGCCTATGGGCTGGCCGAATTGGGTGCGGACAGCGGCATAGGCGCCGGTATATCGGCTGGCACTTTTACCCGCCGCAGTCGAGAGTGCAGGGAGTGAGATGCCGCGCCCCTCGGAGAGGCATTCGACCAGCATCTGCCAACCCTTGCCCACACCATCATTTCCGCCGACTACCCAAGTCATGGGGATAAATACATCCCGCCCCTCAATGGGACCGTTTTGGAAGGGTATATCGAGGGGCATGTGTCTTGATCCTATCGCCACACCGGATGTGTCACGGGGGATAAGGGCCAGTGTGATGCCTGGATGGGGATCGTCTGAGAGCAGGCCTTGTGGATCCTCCAATTTAAATGCCAGGCCGATAAGGGTTGCGACCGGTGCCAGGGTTATATAGCGCTTTTCCCAGTTGAGCCTGATACCCAGGATCTGGTTCCCTTCAAAGTCGCCGTAAGTGACCTGACCATTATCCGGAATGGCGCCGGCATCACTGCCTGCGTGGGGATTGGTCAGGGCAAAACAGGGTATCTCCTCTCCGGTGGCCAGCTTGTTGAGATAGTTTGCTTTCTGTTCATCCGTACCGTATTGAAGCAGCAGCTTTGCCGGGCCCAGGGAGTTGGGTACCATCACTGTAACGGCTGTGGTGATGCTGCGGCTGGCGATCTTCATCACCACCTGGGAGTGGGCATAGGCGGAAAAGCCGAGACCACCGTAGGTTTTGGGGATGATCATGCCGAAAAGGCCTGATTGTTTGATGAACTGCCACACTTCGGGAGGCAGGTCTTTGCGTTCGTTGGTGATGTCCCAGTCATCGAGCATATCGCAGAGGGTTTGCACCGGCCCGTCAAGGAATTCCTGTTCCTGCGCCGTCAGATGGCATTGTGGCTGGCGCAGCAGTTTGCTCCAGTCGGGTTGTCCTGAGAATAGTTCACCGTCCCACCAGACACTCCCGGCGTTCAACGCCTCTTTTTCGGTGGTCGACATGGAAGGCATCACCTTCCGGAATGCGGACAACAGCGGTTTACTGATCCAGCGGAGACGCAGTCGTGGCTTAAGGTAGAAGAACAGGGTTGTGGCATAGATCAGCCATACAGGCAGTGCGACAAGGAGTGTCATGAGCTCTGCAAGCTGCAGGCTGATCAGGAGTATGGGCGGCAACAGTATCCATACAATCGCACCTGCCGAACCATAGGCCAGTCCCCACAACATCAGCAATAAGAGTAGAAATCCGAGCAGTGTCATCGGTCAGCCTCGCGCATTGTGTTGATTATTTGCTGAGCCGCCTCATCGTCCTGAGGATAAGCTTGTTCCTCTTCATGTTTCTTACGTTTCTTGCTTATTTCAGGTTCATTATCGGGAAAATCCACCTCGTCCATCTTTGTCGCAGCAGCGAAGGTTCGCTCGTTATCATTATAAAGAATGCTGTCATCACCCCATGGTAATCGACGATAGACACCCAAATCATCCAGTCCGAGGAATGGATATTTAATGATGTCGAAATAGGGTGAGTAGTCGAAGTCCTTTGGCGTAAAGAGTCGCGGGTTCCGTTTAAAGAAACGCAGGCTGCCGTCTTCATCACGATCGATAAAAGGCAGGATAGGAAAATTGACCTTATTGAAGGCGGATGCCAACAGCGAGGAACAGACGGTTCGCGTGGGCGAACCGGCATTGTGCTCAAACAGACTGGAGCGCCAGCGCCTGGGTAAGACGTTCCAGGGAAAGAAGAAGCGGGCCAGGTCGAGCAGATGGCGCACATCATAGTCAAAGCCGATATGGTGGATGGCATGGGCCACCACCTTATGCGCATCTTCAGGTTCGAGCCCTGTGGGTCGGCAGATGCGCAAATGGTCCTTACGATACTTGGAGAGTGGGGTAATGATCGTGCCTTCACCCAGCAGGGCCTCGACCATCAACTGTTCACTGAGGTCGCCTTGATAGGCCATGCGTACCCGCTGTTGTAGTTGTGGATCGCGGATATCATAGATGCGCCCGATATAGAGCGCGGAGTGGGTCCATGTGCTTTGGGTGATGGTCTTGATTACGTTGCTTACCCGGCTGCGTCCCTCTACCAACAGAACATCAGCGGGTCTGAGTTCATAACTGAGGCGATTGAAATCACATAGCGGCGAGGTGGAGGGCGGACTCTCCTTAGTCAGCCACTCCGCTATCCACTGCATGATTTTCTGCCCAACTTTCCTCATTTAAAACCCAGGAAAACAGTAAGTAATACAATAAGTATAGACCGTAATTTTAGTAGGTGAGTTTCAACAGGAAGTGGAGTAATACTTGCTCAGGCGGGATTTATAGGAGCGTGCATAGGAATTGAAGATGGATAAACTTAATCCTCGCTGAGTACCTGAAAGCAGATTGAATGGCACTCGTCTTTTAAATTGAAAATTTGTAAATATAATATATAAAATAAATAGTTATATGTTATTTATGAAGTAATCTGTGATTGCCTGTGTTGCCGAATCCCACCACTCCACCAGATTCGGCAGGCACCTTCATCGGATACCATGCAGGGTCCGATCGGTGTCCTTGGGGTACAAGTCTTGCCGTAGAGTGTGCACTGATTCGGGTATTTTCGACCCAGTACCACCGCCGCGCAGTCACAACCGGGAGGCATCTCGCCACTCCGTTTTCGATCGGCAGAATCATAGTCGGGAAAACGCTTCCGGGCATCCCAGTTTGAGTACTCATCATTCAGGTTAAAACCGGAATTGGGAATGATACCGATCCCACGCCAGTTGGCATCGACAACAACCAGCGCCTTTTTCAGATGAGCTTTCGCGCTGGGATTACCGCCGGGTTTGACCAATTCAGGGTAGCAGTTGTCGAGAAATATCCTGTCGTCCAGATACTGCCTGATCACGGAGTAGGTGGCCGCCAGCAGGCTCTCCGGGGTAAAGCCGGCCACAGCGGCAGGTATGTGGTGCTGTTGCACGACAAATGACCACTCCTCCGGCCCCATCACAGTCGCCACATGACCGGGCGCGACCAGGGCATTGAATCCCGGCTTTTCACCACTGAGCAACATAGATACGGCAGGCCAGGTCAGTCGACCCGATAGCAGGATGGTGAGGTTGTCAGGCATACCCTCGACCAACAGCGCGGCGACCGGTGCCGTTGTGGTCTCGAAGCCGGCGGCAAAAAAGACCACCTCCCGGTCGGGAGAGGCCTGAGCGATATGCAGGGCCTCGATGGGTGAGGCGATGGGACGGATATCCGCACCGGCGGCATGGGCCTGATCAAGGGAGCGTGGTTCTCCCTTGCTGACATTGACCGGTACCCGTAGCATGTCGCCAAATGCCACCAGAGTGATCGGCTCCTGTAGCGCCAGCTGCATCGCTTGATAGACATCCTCTTCGGGACATACGCAAACAGGGCAGCCAGGGCCAGGTATCAGCTCTATATGGCTGGGTAGTGCGCCACGCAATCCGGCCTGGGTAATGGCGCGCTCATGACCACCGCAGACATTCATGATCTTGACCGGCTCCTGCAATGGCAGGGTATTTATTTGTTGCAGCCAGGATTTCGCGTTTATCGACATGGGGTCTCTAGCCGCAAATGGACACCAATCACCGCTAATCTACGCAAACAATCTATTCTGTTGTTTGAAGTTGAAAGTGATAATTGTATACGAGATGAAAGAGTCCTCATAAGCGACCGTGTGATCAGCAACATATGAAACTGAGATAGTTTAATGAGTAGCATCATTCCATTTGCGTTTGATTTGCGGTGATTAGCGTCTATTCGCGGCTCATTTCTCTCCTAGAATTTATCAGTATGTAACTTCACACCATCAGGTTGCAGTTTCGGATGCAGGGTCTCTCCCCTCGAACGTTTTTCGTTCTGCAGTTCAACTTGCTCCTGCAGCCAGTCCAGCCATGCATCCATGCCTTCGCCTGATTTGGCTGAAGTCAGTGTGACGGGCGCTTCAACGGCCAGCCGGCGAACCGCCAGCTCAGCCCGTTCGGGGCTGAAATCATCCAATACCGCCAGCAGGTCTGATTTCGTGAACAATACATGATCGGCTGCGCGGAAGATGACCGGGTATTTACTGGGCTTGTCATCCCCTTCGGTAACTGAGAGCAGGGTGATATTGATATGCTGACCCAGGTCGAAGCTGGCCGGGCAGACCAGGTTGCCGACATTTTCGATAAACAGGATGTCCACTTCGTCCAGATTCATCTTATGCAGGGCGTGGTGGATCATATGGGCATCAAGGTGACAGGCGGTACCGGTAGTGATCTGGATAGCCTCCACACCTTTTTTCCGGATGCGTTCGGCATCGTTCTCTGTCTCAAGGTCGCCTTCGACAACACTGATCCGGTATTTATGGCCAAGCTTGTCGATGGTGGTTTCCAGCAGGCGGGTTTTACCACTGCCGGG
This sequence is a window from Candidatus Thiodiazotropha sp. LNASS1. Protein-coding genes within it:
- a CDS encoding long-chain fatty acid--CoA ligase; its protein translation is MDNPNIDYIQLKDADTIGAVFQERVKRSPDATAYIQYDEEREVWQETSWSEMAQLVARWQAAFRNENLRPGDRVAIMLRNCREWAIFDLAAQCLGLITVPLYTNDRPENIGYILQDAGIRLLLLENNEQWQELQQIRNQLAGLNRIVSLHKVDPMGLQPHLVSLEEWLPDQTNDRLQVIDVASKDLATIVYTSGTTGRSKGVMLSHHNILWDIESGVKVIDIYTTDTFLSFLPLSHTLERTVGYYLALVSGAATAYARSIPQLAEDLETIKPTILISVPRIFERVYAKIQDKLESDSAIARGIFSLAVETGWTHFEFQQGRSSWSPKLWLWPLLEKIVARKIQDKLGGRLRIAVSGGAPLSPDIAKVFIGLGVPILQGYGLTETSPIISANTHENNFPASVGRPFPRIEVKINEYEELLCRAPNVMMGYWNNRNATSEVIDADGWFHTGDKAKIEDGYIFITGRLKEIIVMANGEKVPPADMEMCIAMDSLFDQVLVLGEGKPYLSAIVVLNPEHAQILGLSPGNISEQQMQELLARINNHLDNFPGYAKIIRVTVLGEPWSVENGLITPTLKLKRKNILERYAKEYDEMYIGH
- a CDS encoding acyl-CoA dehydrogenase yields the protein MTLLGFLLLLLMLWGLAYGSAGAIVWILLPPILLISLQLAELMTLLVALPVWLIYATTLFFYLKPRLRLRWISKPLLSAFRKVMPSMSTTEKEALNAGSVWWDGELFSGQPDWSKLLRQPQCHLTAQEQEFLDGPVQTLCDMLDDWDITNERKDLPPEVWQFIKQSGLFGMIIPKTYGGLGFSAYAHSQVVMKIASRSITTAVTVMVPNSLGPAKLLLQYGTDEQKANYLNKLATGEEIPCFALTNPHAGSDAGAIPDNGQVTYGDFEGNQILGIRLNWEKRYITLAPVATLIGLAFKLEDPQGLLSDDPHPGITLALIPRDTSGVAIGSRHMPLDIPFQNGPIEGRDVFIPMTWVVGGNDGVGKGWQMLVECLSEGRGISLPALSTAAGKSASRYTGAYAAVRTQFGQPIGHFEGVEEALARIGGLTYQMDAARKLTLSALDSGESPSVISAIIKYHLTERYRQAVNDAMDIQGGSGICLGPDNLTGRGYQAIPIAITVEGANILTRSMIIFGQGAIRAHPYILSEFEAAENPDQEIALTQFDDALFSHIGFVLTNFARTLWFGVTHGRLSESPKSGPAKRYFQRLNWMASTFALTTDAALMTLGGSLKRKERLSARLGDMLSNLYIASACLKRYVEEGERQDDLPLMRWALEDSLYRFQHALRGLLRNIPFRPLAWLLRLVIFPTGLPFHKPTDNLDHQVARILLSPNEARERLTQGIYTTEDQQQRAGQLEQALFAVNAAAPHEKTLHRAKRAGQLKSRDNRNLIAEAVSLGILSESEKVALDEADRLRSQIIQVNSFSHLGTVASERKQRGSKVSKLNKRGAA
- a CDS encoding YiiX/YebB-like N1pC/P60 family cysteine hydrolase, giving the protein MQWIAEWLTKESPPSTSPLCDFNRLSYELRPADVLLVEGRSRVSNVIKTITQSTWTHSALYIGRIYDIRDPQLQQRVRMAYQGDLSEQLMVEALLGEGTIITPLSKYRKDHLRICRPTGLEPEDAHKVVAHAIHHIGFDYDVRHLLDLARFFFPWNVLPRRWRSSLFEHNAGSPTRTVCSSLLASAFNKVNFPILPFIDRDEDGSLRFFKRNPRLFTPKDFDYSPYFDIIKYPFLGLDDLGVYRRLPWGDDSILYNDNERTFAAATKMDEVDFPDNEPEISKKRKKHEEEQAYPQDDEAAQQIINTMREADR
- the hypD gene encoding hydrogenase formation protein HypD: MSINAKSWLQQINTLPLQEPVKIMNVCGGHERAITQAGLRGALPSHIELIPGPGCPVCVCPEEDVYQAMQLALQEPITLVAFGDMLRVPVNVSKGEPRSLDQAHAAGADIRPIASPIEALHIAQASPDREVVFFAAGFETTTAPVAALLVEGMPDNLTILLSGRLTWPAVSMLLSGEKPGFNALVAPGHVATVMGPEEWSFVVQQHHIPAAVAGFTPESLLAATYSVIRQYLDDRIFLDNCYPELVKPGGNPSAKAHLKKALVVVDANWRGIGIIPNSGFNLNDEYSNWDARKRFPDYDSADRKRSGEMPPGCDCAAVVLGRKYPNQCTLYGKTCTPRTPIGPCMVSDEGACRIWWSGGIRQHRQSQITS
- the hypB gene encoding hydrogenase nickel incorporation protein HypB, yielding MCDTCGCNITEGNRHLIEEGGRHAHAEDGSVAVEVLQNLLSENDHQAAHNREHFDRHHLLVINLMSSPGSGKTRLLETTIDKLGHKYRISVVEGDLETENDAERIRKKGVEAIQITTGTACHLDAHMIHHALHKMNLDEVDILFIENVGNLVCPASFDLGQHINITLLSVTEGDDKPSKYPVIFRAADHVLFTKSDLLAVLDDFSPERAELAVRRLAVEAPVTLTSAKSGEGMDAWLDWLQEQVELQNEKRSRGETLHPKLQPDGVKLHTDKF